CGTGGTCGATGTCGGTGCTGAACCGCGAGTTCGGCCGCCTCTACCAGGCGGCCGCGGCCGACCCCGCGGCCGAGCCCCGCGAGCTGCCCCGGGCGGCGGGGCTGGAACCGCTGGAACTGCGCTACGCTGACGTCGCCGTGTGGCAGGACCGCTTCCTGGAGTCCGACCGGTTCCACGACCAGCTCGCCCACTGGACCGACCGGCTCGCCGGAGCGCAACCGCTGGACCTGCCCACCGACCATCCCCGGCCGCCGGTGCGGCGCGGCCGCGGCGAGACCCGCACCCTCACCTTCCCCGCCGACCTGGTGGCCGGGATGCGCGACCTGGAGACGCAGCGCGGGATCACCCGGTTCATGCTGGTCACGGCGGCGGTGCAACTGGTCCTAGCCCGCTACACCGGCCAGGACGACATCACCATCGGCACGGTCACCTCCGGCCGCGACCGCACCGAACTGGAGAACATCGTCGGGTTCTTCACCAACACCGTGGCGCTGCGCACCCGCGTCGACGAGACCGAGACCGCCGCGCGCCTCCTCGACCGGGTGCGCGACACCCTGCTGGAGGCGTTCGAGCACGACGACGTCCCCTTCGACTCCGTCGTGGACGCCATCGCGCCCGAACGCGACCCCTCCCGCCCCACCCTGGTCCAGGCGCTGGTGTCGCTGCAGAACGCCCCCAGGGAGGAGGTGGACATCGCCGGGCTCGCCATCACCGACCACCCGCTGACGCGGCGGCACTCCCTGTTCGACCTGAGCCTGGACGTCACCGCGGACGGCGAGGACCTCCTCGGCGCGGTCGAGTACGACACGGACCTGTTCGACCCCGCCACCATCGACCGGTTCGCCGAGCACGTGCAGACCGTCCTGCGCGCCTGGACCCGCGACCCCGAGGCGCCGTTGCGCACCCTGGACCTGTCGCCGCCCGAGGAACGCGCGCGCCTCCTGACGGCCGGCACCCCCCGCCCCGCCACCGCCGGAAGCGAGCACGTCCTCGCCCCGCTGGCGGAACACGCCACCGCCCGGCCGGACAGCCCGGCGGTCACCGGCACGGACGCCACCCTGACGTTCGCCGGTCTCCACGCGCGGGTGAACACCCTCGCCCGCGCCCTCCTCACCGACGGTGTCGGCCCCGGCGACCGGGTGGCGGTGTTCCTGCCCCGCGGTGCCGAGGCCGTCGCCGCGCTGTTCGCGGTGCTGCGCGCCGGCGCCGCCTACGTGCCGGTCGAACCGGGAGGGCCCGAAGAGCGGGCCCGGTCCGTACTGGCCACCTCCGGGGCGGTGCGCGCGCTGGCCACCAGCGCCACCGCCGCGACCGTCCCGGAGGGCACCGGGCTGCCGGTGACCACGGTGGACACCGTCGCCACCGACCCCGGCGCCGCGCCGGTGACCGACCGGGAACGGCCCCGGCCGCTGCGCGACGGCCACCCCGCCTACGTGATGTACACGTCCGGCTCCACCGGCACCCCCAAGGGCGTCGTCGTCACCCACGGCAACCTCCGCGCCATGGCGGCCGCCTACCACGCGGCGGTGCTGGAACCCCAGCGCGCCGCCGAACGGGAGCTCACCGCCGCCCACCTGGCCGCCTGGACGTTCGACGCCTCCTGGGACCCGCTGGTGTGGCTGCTGAACGGCCACCACCTGCACGTCATCGACGAGGACACCCGCACCGACGTGGAGGCCCTCAACCGCTACCTGCACGACAACCGCGTCGACTACCTCGACACCACCCCCTCCTACCTGGCGCAGCTGGTGTCGGCGGGGCTGCTGGAGGACGACCACCACCCGCTGGCGGTGCTCACCGTCGGAGCCGAACCCCTCGACGACGCGCTGATGGAACGGCTCAACGCCGGGAACGCCGCCGTGTACAACCTCTACGGCCCCACCGAGAACACCGTGAACAGCACGGTGTGGCGGGTGCGGCCCGCCCACCGGCCCCTCATCGGCCACCCCCTGCCGGGCACAGGCGCGTACGTCCTGGACGGGTGGCTGCGCCCCGTCCCGCCCGGTGTGCCCGGCGAGCTCTACCTCTCCGGGGAGTGCCTCGCCGCCGGGTACGACCAGCGGCCCGGCCTGACGGCCGAACGGTTCGTCGCCAACCCGTTCGGCGGCGGCGACCGGCTGTACCGCACCGGCGACATCGTCCGGTGGTCCAACAGCGGCGGCCTGGAGTTCCACGGCCGCGACGACGCCCAACTGAAGATCCGCGGGTTCCGCATCGAACCCGGCGAGGTGGAGGCCGCCCTCACGGCGATGCCGGGGGTGCGCTCCGCCGCCGTCATCGCCGACGAGACCGCCACCGGCGCGCGGCGCCTCGTCGGCTACGCCGTCGCCGACCCCGGAACCGAACCGCCCGCCCCCGGCGACATCCGCACCTGGGCGGCCCAGCGCCTGCCCGGCTACATGGTTCCGGCGGCGGTGGTGCTCGTGGACGAGATCCCGCTGACCGCCAACGCCAAACTCGACCGTTCGGCCCTGCCCGCCGTGGACGACGACGCGTTCACCACCGCCGACTACACCCCGCCCTCCGGGACGACGCAGCGCATCCTCGCCGAGGAGTGGAGCGAACTGCTGGGGGTGGGCCGCGTCGGCGCGCACGACAACTTCTTCAACCTCGGCGGCGACTCCATCCTCAGCATCCAGCTGGTGTCGCGGGCGCGCCGCCGCGGCATCGAACTCACGTCCAAGGACGTGTTCGTGCGCCAGACCCTCGCCGCGCTCGCGGCCGCCGTCGACGAGCGCGACACCGGCACCTCCGCGCCGGACACCACCGACGCGGCGGAGGCCGTCACCGGCGAGGTGCCGCTGACCCCCGTGCACCGGTGGTTCCTCGACCACCACCGCCACGCCCCCCACCACTTCGACATGTCGCTGCTGGTGGAGCTCACCGACGGCGCCGACCCGGACACCCTCGCCCGCGCGCTCCGGCACGTGGTGGACCACCACCCCATGCTGCGGCTGCGCGTGGACGACACCGGCGGCGAGTGGCGCCAGCACGTGCTGGCCGACGCCGACTCCGGACAGTCGGTCCACGTCGTCGACGCCACCGGCCTGGACGACAACGAGCTGGACCGCGCCGTCGCCGAACGGGCGGCCCGCGTCCGGCCGCCGTCCCGGCTGAGCCAGGGGCCGCTGTTCGACGCGTTCGTGTTCACCACCAGCGGCGACAGGCCGGGCCGCCTCCTGCTGTCCGCCCACCACCTCACCGTCGACGGGGTGTCGTGGCGCGTGCTCCTGGAGGACCTCGCCACCGCCTACGCCCAGCTCGACGCCGGCGAACCGATCGAGCTGGGCCCGGCGACGACACCGTTCCCCCAGTGGGCGCGGCGCCTGGTCCAGCACACCCGCGACGGCGGGTTCGATCCGGACGCCGAGCAGTGGGAGGCCATCGCCGCCGACACCGGCGGCGACATCCCCGTGGACAGCGACAGCGGACCCAACGACGTCGCCTCCGAGGCCACCGCCGTCTCCACCCTCACCGCCGAACAGACCCGCACCCTCCTGCGGACGGTGCCGGGCCGGTTCCGCAGCCGCGTCGACGACGTCCTCCTCGCTGCCCTCGGGAAGACCGTCACCGACTGGAGCGACACCTCCCGCCTGCGGGTGGAGAAGGAGGGGCACGGCCGCGAGGACCTCTTCGACGACGTCGACCTGTCCCGCACGGTCGGCTGGTTCACCACGATCTACCCCGTGCTGCTGGACCTGCCCGGAGAGAACGACTGGGCCCGCACCATCGCCGCGGTGAAACAGCAGGTCCGCGCCGTGCCGCCCGGCATCGGGTTCGGCGCGCTGCGCTACCTGGACGACCGGCCCGCCTCCGGGACGCTGGCCGCCATGCCGACCCCGCCGGTGAGCTTCAACTACCTGGGGCAGTTCGACCCGGGCGCCGGGCAGGAGCCGGTGGGACGGCTGCTGGACACCCCCAGCGGCGACCACGCGCCCCAGGAGGAGCGCCCCACCCTCCTCGACGTCACCGGCGGGGTGCGCGAGGAGCGGCTGGAGTTCGTGTGGACCTACTCCACCAACCGGCACCACCCCGACACGGTGGAACGGCTCGCCGCCGCGTTCACCGCGGCGCTGCGGGAGCTCGTGGACTCGGCCGACCGAAACCCCGGCCGCGGTGCCAGAGCCGCGGGCCGGAAACAGTAACCCGAGGAGAGGTGAGAAGGATGAGCAACCCCTTCGAGCAGGACGACGCCGCCTACCTGGTGCTGGTGAACGGCGAGGGGCAGCACTCGCTGTGGCCCGCGTTCGCCGAGGTGCCCGACGGGTGGGAGGTGGCGCTGGGCGAGTCGTCCCGCGCCGACGCGCTGGACTACGTCGAGCGCAACTGGACCGACATGCGCCCGGCGAGCCTCGTCGCCGAACTCGACGGCCAGTGACGGCCGGGCGGTAACGACCCTCGACCGCCGGCGGCCGCCGGGGAACCCCCACCTCCGGCGGCCGCCGGCACGCGGTCACGCCGGCTGGCTCAGCGGGCCGTCCAGGTGCGGGCCGGGGAGTTCCCCGCCCGCGTCGGCGCCGTGGCTGTGCAGCAGCGCCACACCCAGCCGGGTGACCTGGTGCCGCACCCGGTTCTGGTCCCGGGACGTCGTGATCAGCCCGGCGTCGCGCAGGACCGCGGTGTGCTCGCTGATCGTGGTGGGGGACACGTACAGCGCCGCGGCGAGCTCGCTCGTGGACATGGGCGTCACCACCTCGGCCAGGATCGCCGCCCGGGTCTGGCCCAGCAGGCGGCTCAACCGCTCCGACCCGGGCCGCGACTCCGACACGAGGGAGTCGATGGCCTCGTAGGAGTCGAAGGCGGGGAACACCAGCGCGGGGCGGGGCCCCTGCCCGGACGCCGCCGGCAGGAGTACCAGCCGCGGCCCGGACTCCAGGAACACGGACGGCAGCAGCGGCAGCCCCGCACCGCCGGTACGGACCTCGCCGCTGCCGCCGTCGGCCAGCTCCAGCCGGCCCCCGTTCCACCGCGCCCGGTCACCGAGCCGCTCCAGCGCGGCGGCCGCCCCCCGGGAGGCGACCAGCCTCCCGTAGCGGGCGCTGGCCTCCGTCTGCAACGCCCGGAGGCGCCCCTCGAACGGGAGAACGGCGGTGTGCAGCACCCGCGACAGCACGGCCGCGGTGGACTGCAGCCGCGCCGACCCCTCCGGGGGAGGGGTGCGGATGGGCTCGCCGCTCCCGGGTTCCGGAAGGAGCCACGACAACGCCTCCGGCGCGTGCGCCGAGGCGTCCGCCAGGTCCGAACGCACGACCGCGAGCGACGCGAGCCGGTTGCGCGCGTAACGGCTCCACCCCCGGTTGCGTTGCGCGTCGGCCAGCAGGCGCTCGATCGCGTGGACGGTCTCGATGAGCACGGGGGTCGTCCCCGCGAAACGGACCCGTCCCATGTCCTCGGGGGTGAGGCGGATGCTCGACAACTACGCATTCCTTTCGCGCGACACGACGCGGGCCCCGGTCACCGGGCCCGCCGCAGGTACGCCCGGATGGCGCCGGGGAACACGACCAGGTGGATGAGGACCACCGCGGCGAGACTCGTCAGGACGGGCCCGGTCGTGGGGCCGCCGATGGTCAGTCCCCGCACGGCGTCCACGAAGTAGCTCACCGGGTTCACCCCGACCCACAGTTCCAACCACCGCGGCATGCTCTCCGGGGAGGCGAAGATGTTGCTGCCGAACGTCAGCGGCAGGATGATCGCCATGGCGATCCCGGGGACCGCCTGCGGGCTGGTGGCCATCATCCCGATGAGGACGGACAGCCAGCACAGGGTGAGACCGAACAGGAGCGTCAGGACGCAGGCGAGGGCCACCTCGGGCACGCTGGTCTGCACCCGGAACCCGAGGGCGAACGCCAGTGCCAGCAGCACGGCCAGTGCCACCACGTAACGCACCACGTCACCCAGCACCGCGCCGACCAGCGGCGCCGACCGGGCGATGGGCAGGCTGCGGAACCGGTCGAACACCCCCTTGGAGATGTCGGTGTTCAACGCGATACCGGTGCCGATGCTGGCGTACATGGTGATCTGCACCATGAGCCCGGGCACGAGCGTCTGTAGGTAGTTCTGCCACCCGCCGGAGATCTCCCCGCCGAACAGGAACACGAACACCAGCAGGAACAGGATGGGTTGGATGACGGTGTCCACCAGCGTGGACGGGGAGCGCACGATGTAGCGGATGTTGCGGTTCGCCAGGGTCAGGCTGTGCTGGACGCCCCGGACGGGGCCGATACGGCCGCGCCGGGGGGCGCGCGGTGGGGCTTCGGTGGTGGGGGTCATGCGGGGCTCTTCTCGGGCGCGGTGGGGGTGCTCTCGACGGCGGATGCCTCCGCCGGGTGGCCCGTGAGGGCGAGGAAGATGCTGTCCAGGCTCGGCAGCCGCAACGCGACCTCGTCGGCCTCGATCGCCTCGTTGTCGAGCCGCCGGACCACGGCCGACAGCATCACCGGGTCGTCGGTGGGGACGGTGACCAGCCCGTGCTCCGGGCTGACGGCGGGCTCCCGGCCGGACAGCTCGGTCAGGATCGACACGACCGTGGGGATGTCGCCCC
This region of Haloactinospora alba genomic DNA includes:
- a CDS encoding non-ribosomal peptide synthetase, encoding MTDASDDATTAGAPRRSAADQERARAELRRRLQAGKGGRDEGIPTVPRDGDIPLAPAQQRLWVLDRMDPGRADYNSGFALDLRGDLDPDALARALTALVHRHEALRTTFRDADGQGRQVVGPPYDVALPTTGETPATEEELHDLVRRHYAEPFDLETGPLLRCRLFPAGERRHVLLVVLHHIVTDGWSLALFRTELDRLYSAAAAAPERQPAELAGELEPLPAQYADYAAWKRSAEAEERRERELAYWRDRLAGAPQLEFPTDRPRPPARSMRGATHRFRVPADVTTELEQLAKERGASLFLVLLAGSHLAMGRWCRTDDVVLGTVTSGRADPRLHHMMGFFVNTLALRGSVDETRTFAEHLDRTREEALSDLDHAEVPFDTVVDAVLAERDPAVPPLVQAAVVFQDATSATGPGLGDLDAATFPVRREHAVFDLTLEFQRDAEGVEASVEFNTDILDAATVERFAEGLRTLLSRARDPRPLHRSGGVPATGGAEAAVDTAPGVPHRTLGDLLAEQARARPDAPALVGAEGTVTFAELDERAARLAGYLRDQGVRRGDRVGVCMERGTDLATALAAVTRAGAAYLPLDPQYPGDRLSHMVADARPRLVITTGDAADGLAGEVPLLRLDHQRDDTAAATPLRDTPTVADTAYVIYTSGSTGRPKGVLVPHRGLTALVHTQGERMGVGPGATLLQFASPSFDASIAELLVALLNGATAVLLPSDTLTGRGLPETLREHAVTHVTLPPALLSGLDSDELGPVTDLLVAGEACSGELAGRFTAQRRVYNAYGPTETTVCATMSDPLAGAATPPLGAAVAGTRLYVLDPWLRPVDEGSAGELYIAGDGLAHGYWNRAGLTAGRFVADPFGQPGARMYRSGDVVRRAPGGRLEFLGRADDQVKIRGHRIEPGEVDAVLAELPEVEQAAVTVDGTGPNRRLVCHVTAATDPPPTPDRLRDLAAGALPGYMRPAAFVVLDAMPVTANGKTDRAALPPVDWSAQSGAGHVEPRTPTERDLAAIWRDVLDTGEVGVHDGFFRVGGDSVGVLRMLSRLADTFGVQLSARTVFDHPTVADLAAVVDARTPDATREAALTPGLAPPAGEGHAPLSAVQRRLWFLDQYGSGSAEYNSGGALRLRGPLDGRALRRALAALTHRHETLRTSFATRDGAPVQVVHDHVDITPETADLSGLAPERRDGELQRLLDECMQRTFAFDTAPLVRALLVTLDERDHVLMLALHHIIMDAWSMSVLNREFGRLYQAAAADPAAEPRELPRAAGLEPLELRYADVAVWQDRFLESDRFHDQLAHWTDRLAGAQPLDLPTDHPRPPVRRGRGETRTLTFPADLVAGMRDLETQRGITRFMLVTAAVQLVLARYTGQDDITIGTVTSGRDRTELENIVGFFTNTVALRTRVDETETAARLLDRVRDTLLEAFEHDDVPFDSVVDAIAPERDPSRPTLVQALVSLQNAPREEVDIAGLAITDHPLTRRHSLFDLSLDVTADGEDLLGAVEYDTDLFDPATIDRFAEHVQTVLRAWTRDPEAPLRTLDLSPPEERARLLTAGTPRPATAGSEHVLAPLAEHATARPDSPAVTGTDATLTFAGLHARVNTLARALLTDGVGPGDRVAVFLPRGAEAVAALFAVLRAGAAYVPVEPGGPEERARSVLATSGAVRALATSATAATVPEGTGLPVTTVDTVATDPGAAPVTDRERPRPLRDGHPAYVMYTSGSTGTPKGVVVTHGNLRAMAAAYHAAVLEPQRAAERELTAAHLAAWTFDASWDPLVWLLNGHHLHVIDEDTRTDVEALNRYLHDNRVDYLDTTPSYLAQLVSAGLLEDDHHPLAVLTVGAEPLDDALMERLNAGNAAVYNLYGPTENTVNSTVWRVRPAHRPLIGHPLPGTGAYVLDGWLRPVPPGVPGELYLSGECLAAGYDQRPGLTAERFVANPFGGGDRLYRTGDIVRWSNSGGLEFHGRDDAQLKIRGFRIEPGEVEAALTAMPGVRSAAVIADETATGARRLVGYAVADPGTEPPAPGDIRTWAAQRLPGYMVPAAVVLVDEIPLTANAKLDRSALPAVDDDAFTTADYTPPSGTTQRILAEEWSELLGVGRVGAHDNFFNLGGDSILSIQLVSRARRRGIELTSKDVFVRQTLAALAAAVDERDTGTSAPDTTDAAEAVTGEVPLTPVHRWFLDHHRHAPHHFDMSLLVELTDGADPDTLARALRHVVDHHPMLRLRVDDTGGEWRQHVLADADSGQSVHVVDATGLDDNELDRAVAERAARVRPPSRLSQGPLFDAFVFTTSGDRPGRLLLSAHHLTVDGVSWRVLLEDLATAYAQLDAGEPIELGPATTPFPQWARRLVQHTRDGGFDPDAEQWEAIAADTGGDIPVDSDSGPNDVASEATAVSTLTAEQTRTLLRTVPGRFRSRVDDVLLAALGKTVTDWSDTSRLRVEKEGHGREDLFDDVDLSRTVGWFTTIYPVLLDLPGENDWARTIAAVKQQVRAVPPGIGFGALRYLDDRPASGTLAAMPTPPVSFNYLGQFDPGAGQEPVGRLLDTPSGDHAPQEERPTLLDVTGGVREERLEFVWTYSTNRHHPDTVERLAAAFTAALRELVDSADRNPGRGARAAGRKQ
- a CDS encoding ABC transporter permease yields the protein MTPTTEAPPRAPRRGRIGPVRGVQHSLTLANRNIRYIVRSPSTLVDTVIQPILFLLVFVFLFGGEISGGWQNYLQTLVPGLMVQITMYASIGTGIALNTDISKGVFDRFRSLPIARSAPLVGAVLGDVVRYVVALAVLLALAFALGFRVQTSVPEVALACVLTLLFGLTLCWLSVLIGMMATSPQAVPGIAMAIILPLTFGSNIFASPESMPRWLELWVGVNPVSYFVDAVRGLTIGGPTTGPVLTSLAAVVLIHLVVFPGAIRAYLRRAR
- a CDS encoding MbtH family protein; this translates as MSNPFEQDDAAYLVLVNGEGQHSLWPAFAEVPDGWEVALGESSRADALDYVERNWTDMRPASLVAELDGQ
- a CDS encoding ArsR family transcriptional regulator; the encoded protein is MSSIRLTPEDMGRVRFAGTTPVLIETVHAIERLLADAQRNRGWSRYARNRLASLAVVRSDLADASAHAPEALSWLLPEPGSGEPIRTPPPEGSARLQSTAAVLSRVLHTAVLPFEGRLRALQTEASARYGRLVASRGAAAALERLGDRARWNGGRLELADGGSGEVRTGGAGLPLLPSVFLESGPRLVLLPAASGQGPRPALVFPAFDSYEAIDSLVSESRPGSERLSRLLGQTRAAILAEVVTPMSTSELAAALYVSPTTISEHTAVLRDAGLITTSRDQNRVRHQVTRLGVALLHSHGADAGGELPGPHLDGPLSQPA